A part of Marinomonas rhizomae genomic DNA contains:
- a CDS encoding carbohydrate ABC transporter permease, which yields MITSSKRTPLTFLVHATVLFLVIIWTIPTAGLFISSIRDKSQLSTSGWWTALSTSEQRLVARAHEPKKQEQEGDRFVIRGNLFEGSPGEITQFGSSSLRPDEFDVGQVAELKKGETLQVMENGDYVFSSPVKWQGSRGDRIFYTAEIPPRFTLDNYREVLSAEGLGKSFINSLTVTIPATIIPILVAAFAAYALAWMRFPGRALLVAAVVGLLVVPLQMSLIPLLKTYNLIGEFFGVGSKTYVGIWLAHTGFGLPLAIYLLRNYIVGLPREIIESARVDGASDFDIFRKIVLPLSFPALASFAIFQFLWVWNDLLIAMVFLGNDADHMVLTGQLRELLGSRGGNWEILTASAFITIIIPLCVFFGLQRYLVRGLLAGSVK from the coding sequence ATGATTACGTCATCGAAACGCACTCCGTTAACGTTTTTAGTCCATGCGACTGTTTTGTTCTTGGTGATTATTTGGACTATCCCGACGGCGGGTTTGTTTATTTCTTCGATTCGCGATAAAAGCCAGCTGTCTACATCTGGCTGGTGGACAGCGCTATCGACGTCGGAACAACGACTTGTGGCGCGTGCTCACGAGCCGAAAAAACAAGAACAAGAAGGTGATCGTTTTGTTATTCGCGGTAATCTTTTTGAAGGCTCTCCAGGAGAAATAACTCAGTTTGGTTCTAGCTCTTTAAGACCGGATGAATTTGACGTTGGTCAGGTTGCTGAGCTTAAAAAAGGCGAGACTTTGCAAGTAATGGAAAATGGCGATTATGTATTTTCTTCGCCTGTAAAGTGGCAAGGCTCTCGTGGCGATCGTATTTTCTATACCGCTGAGATTCCCCCGCGTTTTACATTAGATAACTATCGTGAAGTATTGAGCGCAGAAGGTTTAGGTAAGTCGTTTATCAACTCGTTAACGGTCACTATTCCCGCGACCATTATTCCGATTCTTGTCGCGGCGTTTGCGGCTTATGCGTTGGCGTGGATGCGTTTTCCTGGCCGAGCACTGCTGGTGGCTGCTGTGGTGGGCTTGTTGGTTGTGCCGCTGCAAATGTCGCTGATTCCGCTGTTGAAAACCTATAACTTGATTGGTGAGTTTTTTGGCGTTGGGTCGAAAACTTACGTGGGGATTTGGTTAGCGCATACGGGGTTTGGTTTGCCTTTGGCGATTTATCTATTGCGTAACTATATTGTTGGTTTGCCAAGAGAAATTATTGAATCTGCGCGTGTGGATGGCGCTTCAGACTTTGATATTTTCCGTAAGATTGTTTTACCACTGTCTTTTCCTGCATTGGCGTCCTTTGCCATATTCCAGTTCCTTTGGGTATGGAACGATTTGCTAATAGCCATGGTATTCCTAGGGAATGATGCGGATCACATGGTATTAACAGGTCAACTTCGTGAATTACTTGGTTCTCGTGGTGGCAACTGGGAAATCCTAACGGCGTCGGCATTTATTACCATTATTATTCCTTTGTGTGTCTTCTTTGGTTTACAGCGCTACTTAGTGCGCGGTTTGCTAGCAGGCTCGGTGAAGTAA
- a CDS encoding carbohydrate ABC transporter permease, which yields MGQLASALVTMILGVMGCAAYFYGSNFLLDKIFPTKSGEPAVVARNLRVANNIRPWLFLGPAVLLLTFYLFYPVIDSIRLSFYGRSGEDFVGLANYTWLFGSDEFYESFRNNMLWLIVVPTAATFFGLIIATMTDRIWWGNIAKSLIFMPMAISFVGASVIWKFIYDFRTGGEDQIGLLNALVVFFGGEPQTWLTIPIWNNFFLMVILIWIQTGFAMVILSAALRGIPDETIEAAVLDGANGFQIFYKIMVPQIWGTIAVVWTTITILVLKVFDIVLAMTNAQWGTQVLANQMFSWMFNGGGDFGRGAVIALVIMVLVIPIMVWNIRRANAEMEGR from the coding sequence ATGGGACAGCTTGCCTCGGCGTTAGTGACCATGATTCTAGGAGTTATGGGGTGTGCCGCGTATTTTTACGGTTCAAACTTCCTTTTAGATAAAATATTCCCAACCAAAAGCGGTGAGCCTGCTGTGGTCGCACGCAATTTACGTGTGGCGAACAATATTCGCCCTTGGTTGTTTTTAGGCCCTGCGGTTTTGCTGCTGACGTTTTATCTTTTTTATCCTGTTATTGATTCCATTCGTTTGTCATTTTATGGCCGCAGCGGCGAAGACTTTGTTGGTCTTGCAAACTACACATGGTTATTTGGCAGTGATGAGTTCTATGAATCTTTCCGTAACAACATGCTGTGGTTAATTGTTGTACCCACGGCGGCAACCTTTTTTGGCTTGATTATTGCGACCATGACGGATCGTATTTGGTGGGGCAATATCGCTAAAAGTTTGATCTTCATGCCGATGGCGATCTCTTTTGTGGGCGCGTCGGTTATTTGGAAATTTATTTACGATTTTCGTACGGGTGGCGAAGATCAAATTGGTTTGTTAAATGCTTTAGTGGTGTTTTTTGGTGGTGAACCTCAGACATGGCTGACCATTCCAATTTGGAACAATTTCTTCCTGATGGTTATCTTGATTTGGATTCAAACTGGGTTTGCCATGGTGATTCTGTCTGCTGCGTTACGTGGTATTCCAGATGAAACGATTGAAGCGGCTGTGTTAGATGGCGCTAATGGCTTTCAAATCTTCTACAAAATTATGGTGCCGCAAATTTGGGGAACCATCGCCGTGGTTTGGACCACGATTACCATTTTGGTTTTGAAGGTATTCGACATCGTTTTGGCGATGACCAATGCCCAATGGGGCACTCAAGTGTTGGCTAATCAGATGTTTAGTTGGATGTTTAATGGCGGTGGCGACTTTGGTCGTGGCGCGGTGATTGCGTTGGTTATTATGGTTCTGGTTATCCCTATCATGGTGTGGAATATTCGTCGCGCCAATGCCGAAATGGAGGGGCGTTAA
- a CDS encoding ABC transporter substrate-binding protein, producing MKKSLLSMAVALTLSANAVHAADLMFKPGEDSRFSWSSYEALKSNKLSGETISIFGPWTGDEKTNFERVAAYFEQATGAKVKYAGSDSFEQQIVIDTQAGSAPNISVFPQPGLAADLAAKGFLTPLSDKVKDGVKNDYAAGQSWVDLATFKDKQGDKEFYGVFYRADLKSLVWYSPDNFDDAGYDVPDTMEGLKALTKQIVADGGTPWCIGLGSGAATGWPATDWVEDLMLRTQPASVYDKWVTNEIKFDDPRVVGAIEEFGWFARNDKFVDGGAGAVASTDFRDSPKGLFASPPKCYLHRQASFIPAFFPEGTKLGLDADFFYFPSYASKDLGNPVLGAGTLMSVTNDSKGARAFIDFIRSPIAHELWMAQTGFISAHLKANPETYSSEAAKKQGEILRYATTFRFDASDLMPGKIGAGSFWTGMVDYTGGEDAKEVAHDIQKTWDALK from the coding sequence ATGAAAAAATCTCTATTGTCTATGGCGGTAGCCCTGACACTTTCCGCAAATGCTGTTCATGCAGCTGACCTCATGTTTAAGCCTGGTGAAGATTCTCGTTTTAGTTGGAGCAGCTATGAAGCTCTAAAATCGAATAAGCTATCTGGTGAAACTATCTCTATTTTTGGTCCTTGGACTGGTGATGAGAAAACCAACTTCGAACGAGTTGCCGCTTACTTTGAACAAGCCACTGGCGCTAAAGTGAAATACGCAGGTTCAGATTCTTTTGAACAGCAAATCGTGATTGATACTCAAGCCGGCAGTGCGCCAAATATTTCTGTTTTCCCGCAGCCTGGTTTAGCGGCTGACTTAGCAGCGAAGGGCTTTTTGACACCACTTAGCGATAAGGTCAAAGATGGCGTGAAAAACGACTACGCCGCCGGTCAGTCTTGGGTAGATCTAGCTACTTTTAAAGACAAGCAAGGCGACAAAGAATTTTACGGTGTGTTTTATCGTGCGGATTTGAAATCGTTAGTTTGGTACTCACCAGATAACTTTGACGATGCTGGTTATGACGTGCCTGATACCATGGAAGGCCTAAAAGCCTTAACCAAGCAAATCGTCGCTGATGGTGGTACGCCTTGGTGTATCGGTTTGGGTTCCGGCGCGGCAACGGGTTGGCCTGCAACAGACTGGGTAGAAGACCTTATGTTGCGTACTCAGCCAGCATCGGTTTACGACAAATGGGTAACGAATGAAATTAAATTCGATGATCCTCGTGTTGTTGGGGCGATTGAAGAATTTGGCTGGTTCGCACGTAATGATAAGTTTGTCGATGGTGGTGCCGGAGCGGTTGCGTCTACAGACTTCCGTGATAGTCCAAAAGGTTTGTTCGCTTCACCGCCTAAATGTTATTTGCATCGTCAGGCGTCGTTTATTCCTGCTTTCTTTCCAGAAGGCACGAAATTGGGTCTAGATGCAGACTTCTTCTACTTCCCATCTTACGCGTCGAAAGACTTAGGTAACCCAGTATTGGGTGCTGGTACCTTGATGAGCGTGACAAATGACTCCAAAGGCGCTCGTGCGTTTATCGATTTCATTCGCTCGCCAATCGCTCATGAGTTGTGGATGGCACAAACTGGCTTTATCTCTGCCCACTTGAAAGCAAACCCAGAAACATACTCAAGTGAAGCGGCGAAGAAACAAGGTGAGATTTTGCGCTACGCAACCACGTTCCGTTTCGATGCGTCTGACTTGATGCCAGGTAAAATCGGTGCGGGTTCTTTCTGGACTGGAATGGTTGATTACACTGGTGGTGAAGATGCCAAAGAAGTGGCTCATGACATCCAAAAAACATGGGATGCCTTGAAGTAA
- a CDS encoding carbohydrate kinase family protein, with the protein MTTKVMAFGEALIDFLSNGATKAGELESFTKFPGGAPANVAVAVARLGGNSHFVGQVGDDAFGHFLKTSLDDYGVNTGNMLMTKEAKTALAFVSLDQTGERSFEFYRSPSADILFRESDFQAAWFADSQGVFHTCSNTLTDTDITQATLAGVSMARAANWIVSIDVNLRTNLWPNGQVDSQRVIDWMQSGDVVKASLEELAVLAEDPFVLIEQSLAAGVTLFVLTDGGNPIRFYTATHGVSEVITPKVEVKDTTAAGDAFVGGLLYKLAEQGGDRAALATLSQSQLVDIVRFAAACGADSVTKLGAYPSLPSLGEAEAQLKRF; encoded by the coding sequence ATGACAACAAAAGTAATGGCGTTCGGCGAAGCCTTGATCGATTTCCTTTCTAATGGAGCAACTAAAGCAGGAGAGCTTGAATCTTTTACTAAATTCCCAGGTGGAGCGCCAGCGAACGTCGCTGTGGCTGTGGCTCGTTTGGGTGGTAACAGTCATTTCGTCGGCCAAGTAGGCGACGATGCGTTTGGTCATTTTTTGAAAACGTCTCTTGATGATTACGGTGTGAATACAGGCAATATGCTGATGACCAAAGAAGCCAAAACAGCGTTGGCTTTTGTGAGCTTGGATCAAACAGGTGAGCGTAGTTTTGAATTTTACCGTAGTCCTTCTGCGGATATTTTATTCCGTGAAAGCGATTTTCAAGCGGCTTGGTTTGCGGATAGCCAAGGGGTTTTCCATACCTGTTCAAATACATTGACGGATACCGATATTACTCAGGCCACTTTGGCGGGTGTGAGTATGGCTCGTGCTGCGAATTGGATTGTCAGTATTGATGTCAACTTGCGTACGAACCTTTGGCCAAATGGGCAAGTGGATAGCCAGCGAGTTATCGATTGGATGCAAAGTGGCGATGTGGTGAAAGCCAGCCTTGAAGAACTGGCGGTGCTAGCGGAAGATCCATTTGTTCTTATCGAGCAATCTCTTGCGGCGGGTGTGACCTTGTTTGTCTTAACGGATGGTGGAAACCCGATCCGCTTTTATACGGCCACTCATGGTGTAAGTGAAGTGATTACGCCAAAAGTGGAAGTAAAAGACACTACAGCAGCGGGTGATGCCTTTGTTGGTGGATTGCTTTATAAATTGGCCGAACAGGGTGGTGATCGTGCTGCATTGGCGACGTTATCACAGTCGCAGTTGGTGGATATTGTACGTTTTGCTGCGGCTTGCGGTGCTGATTCTGTGACGAAACTAGGCGCCTATCCTTCTTTGCCTTCGCTAGGTGAGGCGGAAGCGCAATTAAAGCGGTTTTAA
- a CDS encoding response regulator, with product MTNAKCIYVVDDDDEIRTLLKTYLEKHQFTVLTADSGEAFLANFKAEQDVDLVILDIMLPGQDGFAVCRALRAQSQVPVIMLTANSDEMDRIIGLEIGADDYLAKPFNPRELLARIKAILRRMEHTEVVEVTPVAHRFYRFAQFTLDTLSRELHFKDEKESLSGADYNLLMLFLTHPGAVLTRELIAENTRGRDSAPLDRFIDVHVSRLRQRLREDARQPQLIKTIRGQGYILTASVEVISDAQ from the coding sequence ATGACCAACGCAAAATGTATCTATGTTGTAGACGATGACGACGAGATTCGCACCCTGCTCAAAACGTATTTAGAAAAGCACCAGTTCACTGTGTTAACAGCCGATTCTGGGGAAGCCTTCTTAGCTAACTTCAAAGCAGAGCAAGACGTCGACTTGGTGATTTTGGACATCATGCTACCAGGACAAGATGGCTTCGCCGTTTGTCGTGCTTTACGAGCTCAATCACAAGTTCCTGTCATTATGCTGACAGCCAACTCCGACGAAATGGACCGTATCATTGGTTTAGAAATTGGTGCCGATGACTACCTTGCGAAACCATTTAATCCGCGAGAGTTATTGGCACGAATAAAAGCAATCTTAAGACGTATGGAGCACACAGAAGTCGTCGAAGTGACTCCCGTTGCCCATCGGTTCTATCGTTTTGCGCAATTTACGTTAGATACACTGTCACGAGAATTGCACTTTAAAGATGAGAAAGAGTCGTTATCTGGCGCAGATTACAATCTTTTAATGCTGTTCTTAACTCATCCAGGCGCTGTGCTAACCCGCGAACTTATCGCCGAAAACACACGTGGCCGCGACAGCGCGCCGCTTGATCGTTTTATCGATGTGCATGTTAGCCGCTTACGCCAGCGTTTACGTGAAGACGCCCGACAGCCGCAGTTAATTAAAACCATTCGCGGTCAAGGTTATATATTAACCGCTAGCGTCGAAGTTATTAGTGATGCCCAATAA
- a CDS encoding ATP-binding protein, which translates to MPNNTPISKRSRLKRWSQSLTGQILIIMALGVASAQFISSSIWLRQLESDTEENVREVSKHMAFRIAATVSYFTSLPTNYRHIVIDQLQDMGGTRFFVTLNKEEIRINNIPDSPLKDIVKNEVQSTLIKQLGIHNAKISFSSPSDLHVINNQTRLVDLPERWGHHSLLVKPLTPPIIVIQIPINDKNWLYLASLMPDPYFLDGTTALSGDRLFSMAMSVITVLLLSILILRRVTRPLATLARAAERFGQGDWQPIKEVGSVEVRNTAKAFNDMQRRIQRYLNDRERLFASISHDLKTPITRLRLRAEMLDEDDIRDAMIRDLEDLDMLLKGALQSVKETDIHENRVEVNISRMLKDMQSTANLHGVKLTVVGELEHPFIGKPFAIKRCLGNLVDNALYYGKTAIVYIEDDEDEVCIRVCDQGPGIPIDKMDKVFQPYTRLTPDHSGHPGGMGLGLSIARNIARAHGGEVTLSNHIQQGLEAKLWLPRH; encoded by the coding sequence ATGCCCAATAACACACCAATTAGTAAACGCTCGCGCCTCAAGCGCTGGTCCCAGTCGCTGACTGGGCAGATTCTGATTATCATGGCGCTGGGTGTGGCCAGTGCACAGTTCATCAGCTCCTCTATATGGCTACGTCAACTAGAGTCTGATACCGAAGAAAACGTGCGTGAAGTGTCTAAACATATGGCGTTTCGTATCGCAGCAACTGTTAGCTATTTCACGTCTTTACCCACCAACTATCGCCATATTGTCATCGATCAATTACAAGACATGGGTGGCACACGCTTCTTTGTGACACTCAACAAAGAAGAAATCCGCATCAACAACATTCCCGACTCGCCGCTCAAAGACATCGTCAAGAACGAGGTTCAGTCGACACTGATCAAGCAGTTAGGCATTCATAACGCCAAAATCTCCTTCTCTAGCCCAAGCGACTTACACGTTATTAACAACCAAACCCGCCTTGTTGATTTACCAGAGCGCTGGGGACATCACAGCTTATTAGTGAAGCCTCTCACACCACCGATTATCGTGATCCAAATTCCAATCAATGACAAAAACTGGCTGTATCTTGCCAGCTTAATGCCCGATCCGTATTTTTTGGATGGCACCACAGCACTCAGTGGCGATCGTTTATTCTCCATGGCCATGTCCGTCATTACCGTTTTATTGCTGAGCATTCTGATACTGCGCCGAGTAACTCGTCCATTAGCGACCTTGGCGCGCGCGGCAGAACGTTTTGGGCAAGGTGATTGGCAACCGATCAAAGAAGTGGGCAGTGTTGAAGTACGCAACACCGCCAAAGCCTTTAACGACATGCAACGCCGTATTCAGCGCTATCTCAATGACCGAGAAAGACTCTTTGCCTCCATCTCTCACGATCTTAAAACACCAATTACGCGCTTACGATTACGCGCCGAAATGTTGGATGAAGATGATATCCGCGACGCCATGATTCGCGATTTAGAAGACCTAGACATGCTGTTAAAAGGCGCACTGCAGAGCGTAAAAGAAACCGATATTCATGAAAACCGTGTCGAAGTGAACATTTCTAGAATGCTCAAAGACATGCAATCTACAGCCAATTTACATGGCGTGAAACTCACCGTCGTCGGCGAATTAGAACATCCATTTATTGGCAAACCCTTTGCTATAAAACGCTGTCTTGGAAACCTTGTCGATAATGCCCTGTATTATGGAAAAACCGCCATTGTGTATATCGAAGACGATGAAGACGAAGTCTGTATTCGAGTTTGTGACCAAGGACCGGGGATTCCGATTGATAAAATGGACAAAGTTTTTCAGCCTTATACTCGCCTGACACCCGATCATTCCGGCCACCCTGGCGGCATGGGGTTAGGGTTAAGTATCGCACGCAATATTGCCCGAGCTCATGGCGGCGAAGTTACCCTGAGCAACCATATACAGCAAGGCTTAGAGGCCAAACTCTGGCTACCAAGGCATTAA
- a CDS encoding ABC transporter substrate-binding protein, protein MKKIAFGLTTVALSLAAATAQAGEVEVLHWWTSGGEAAAINVLKEEMVDAGHTWKDFAVAGGGGESAMTVLKSRAISGNPPSAAQIKGPTIQEWGDLGFLTNLDDVAEANDWDVILPQVVSNTMKYDGHYVAAPVNVHRVNWMWANPEVFRKSGASIPTTWEQFIVEAKKIKAAGFTPLAHGGQNWQDATLFEAIALAKGTRFYNSAFIGLSDKTLRSQDMIDVFDTFKQMREFVDPGFSGRDWNIATSMVINGDAAMQIMGDWAKGEFTAAGKKAGIDYVCYPAPGTSGSFTFNIDSLAMFKVDGKEKQTAQKDLARLILEPKFQETFNLNKGSIPVRLNMPREKFDTCAHSSMDAFLASSTTGNLVPSMAHGMAVNSMVQGAIFDVVTNFFNDESMTSKEAVDKLARAVKASM, encoded by the coding sequence ATGAAAAAAATTGCTTTCGGTTTAACCACAGTTGCACTTTCTCTAGCCGCGGCTACTGCTCAAGCTGGTGAAGTAGAAGTTCTACATTGGTGGACATCAGGTGGCGAAGCCGCTGCGATCAATGTACTTAAAGAAGAAATGGTAGACGCTGGCCACACCTGGAAAGACTTCGCAGTCGCTGGTGGCGGTGGTGAATCTGCTATGACCGTTCTAAAATCTCGTGCTATTTCTGGCAACCCACCTTCTGCCGCTCAAATCAAAGGCCCAACCATCCAAGAATGGGGTGACCTTGGTTTCCTAACCAATCTTGATGATGTTGCTGAGGCTAACGATTGGGACGTGATTCTTCCTCAAGTGGTTAGCAATACGATGAAGTACGACGGTCACTACGTAGCTGCGCCTGTAAACGTTCACCGCGTAAACTGGATGTGGGCTAATCCTGAAGTATTCCGTAAATCTGGCGCGTCTATCCCAACGACTTGGGAACAGTTCATCGTTGAAGCGAAAAAAATCAAAGCAGCAGGTTTCACTCCTCTCGCTCACGGTGGCCAAAACTGGCAAGACGCGACTTTGTTCGAAGCCATCGCGTTGGCTAAAGGCACACGATTCTACAACAGCGCGTTCATCGGCTTGTCTGACAAAACACTACGCAGCCAAGACATGATCGACGTATTTGATACCTTCAAGCAAATGCGTGAATTCGTAGATCCAGGTTTCTCTGGTCGTGACTGGAACATCGCAACGTCTATGGTTATCAATGGTGATGCAGCAATGCAAATCATGGGGGACTGGGCGAAAGGCGAGTTCACAGCAGCGGGCAAAAAAGCCGGTATCGATTACGTTTGTTACCCAGCGCCAGGCACAAGCGGCTCTTTCACTTTCAATATCGACTCTCTAGCCATGTTTAAAGTGGATGGCAAAGAAAAACAAACCGCTCAAAAAGACCTTGCTCGTTTGATTCTTGAACCTAAATTCCAAGAAACATTCAACTTGAACAAAGGTTCTATTCCAGTTCGTTTGAATATGCCTCGCGAGAAATTTGATACGTGTGCACATTCTTCAATGGATGCGTTCCTAGCAAGTTCTACTACTGGCAACCTAGTACCAAGTATGGCTCACGGCATGGCTGTGAACTCTATGGTTCAAGGCGCTATCTTTGACGTCGTGACTAACTTCTTCAATGACGAATCTATGACGTCTAAAGAAGCGGTTGATAAACTGGCTCGCGCAGTTAAAGCAAGTATGTAA
- a CDS encoding carbohydrate ABC transporter permease gives MNTKAANSGSGQTQSGRPARLSLADWMPKIVMAPTVLVTLVCIYGYMIWTAVLSFTGSRMLPSYNFVGFDQYERLFNNDRWMVALSNLGIFGGLFIAICLFLGVTLAIFLDQKIRAEGAIRTIYLYPMAISFIVTGTAWKWLLNPTNGLEKMMIDFGFENFKFDWLINPDMVIYCLVIAAVWQASGFVMALFLAGLRGVDGDLIKAAHLDGASTFTTYRRIILPSLKPVFFSALVVLSHIAIKSFDLVAALTNGGPGYASDLPANFMYTYTFTRSQIGLGSASAMVMLGCVLAILVPYLYSELRGKRHE, from the coding sequence ATGAACACTAAAGCCGCCAATTCTGGGTCAGGACAGACTCAGTCAGGACGTCCTGCGCGCCTAAGCTTGGCCGATTGGATGCCTAAAATCGTTATGGCCCCAACGGTACTGGTTACCTTGGTGTGCATCTACGGCTATATGATATGGACTGCCGTACTCTCTTTTACTGGTTCTCGTATGTTGCCGTCGTACAATTTTGTCGGCTTCGATCAATACGAGCGCCTATTCAACAACGACCGCTGGATGGTAGCCCTATCCAACCTTGGGATCTTCGGTGGTTTGTTTATTGCTATCTGTTTGTTCCTTGGCGTGACACTTGCCATTTTCTTGGATCAAAAGATTCGCGCTGAAGGCGCGATCCGCACTATCTATCTTTATCCAATGGCGATTTCTTTCATCGTAACCGGTACCGCTTGGAAATGGTTGCTTAACCCAACCAACGGCCTAGAAAAAATGATGATCGACTTCGGTTTTGAAAACTTCAAATTCGACTGGTTGATTAATCCAGACATGGTTATTTACTGTTTGGTTATCGCGGCCGTTTGGCAAGCTTCTGGCTTCGTCATGGCATTGTTCCTAGCTGGCCTTCGTGGCGTAGATGGCGATCTTATTAAAGCCGCACACCTTGATGGTGCCAGCACATTTACGACTTACCGTCGTATTATTTTGCCATCACTTAAGCCTGTCTTCTTCAGCGCCTTGGTCGTTCTGTCGCACATTGCCATTAAGAGTTTCGACTTGGTGGCGGCTTTGACCAATGGTGGCCCAGGCTACGCGTCTGATTTGCCTGCTAACTTCATGTACACCTACACCTTTACTCGTAGCCAAATCGGCTTAGGTTCGGCGTCTGCTATGGTGATGCTAGGTTGTGTATTGGCGATTTTGGTTCCTTATTTGTATTCTGAGTTGCGAGGTAAACGCCATGAGTAA
- a CDS encoding carbohydrate ABC transporter permease: protein MSNKAVGRKTSGLDKALRVALYTVLLVVAAFYLMPFIVMLLTSLKDVEEIRTGTLLSLPATLNFESWSKAWSSACTGGSCGGISPYFMNSFQIVLPAVAISTLLGAINGYVISLWKFRGSDFFFAAMLVGCFIPFQVILLPMAQTLGWLGIANTTSGLVFVHVVYGVAFTTLFFRNFYQSIPGELVKAARLDGAGFFTIFYRIILPVSTPIIVVTVIWQFTQIWNDFLFGVAFSGFDTQPVTVALNNLVNTSFGGKEYNVDMAAAIIAALPTLAVYVFAGKYFVRGLTAGAVKG, encoded by the coding sequence ATGAGTAATAAAGCCGTTGGCCGTAAAACGTCTGGCCTAGACAAAGCACTACGCGTTGCCCTGTACACGGTATTACTCGTCGTAGCTGCGTTCTATCTGATGCCGTTTATCGTCATGTTACTAACCTCTCTAAAAGACGTTGAAGAAATTCGTACAGGAACACTGTTGTCTTTGCCTGCTACCTTGAATTTCGAGTCTTGGTCAAAAGCCTGGTCAAGTGCTTGTACTGGCGGTAGCTGTGGCGGTATCTCGCCTTACTTCATGAACTCGTTTCAAATCGTCTTACCTGCGGTAGCCATTTCGACTTTATTGGGTGCTATCAATGGTTATGTTATTTCCCTATGGAAATTCCGTGGCAGCGATTTTTTCTTTGCCGCCATGTTGGTTGGTTGCTTCATTCCGTTCCAAGTTATCTTATTGCCAATGGCACAAACGCTAGGCTGGTTAGGCATTGCCAATACCACCTCAGGTTTGGTCTTCGTGCACGTGGTTTACGGTGTGGCCTTTACGACTCTGTTCTTCCGTAACTTCTATCAGTCGATTCCAGGTGAATTGGTGAAAGCAGCTCGCCTTGATGGCGCTGGCTTCTTTACGATTTTCTACCGCATCATTTTGCCGGTTTCTACACCGATTATCGTCGTAACGGTAATTTGGCAGTTTACGCAGATTTGGAATGACTTCTTATTTGGTGTGGCCTTCTCTGGTTTTGATACTCAGCCAGTCACGGTTGCTTTGAACAACTTGGTAAACACCAGCTTCGGCGGTAAAGAATACAACGTCGATATGGCCGCGGCCATTATCGCGGCCCTGCCAACACTGGCCGTTTACGTATTTGCAGGAAAGTACTTCGTCCGTGGTTTAACAGCTGGCGCTGTGAAGGGCTAA